In Agromyces sp. 3263, a single genomic region encodes these proteins:
- a CDS encoding type II CAAX endopeptidase family protein, with product MTTSTSRWGLLHALVGVGIFVACIFAPSLLPDEWMSYPVWLAVRFAMPMFVIAWIVFASRRWGTGSLIADYGLSFKWIDLLAIPAAFAVIWVGEPIIAGIALVMFGDPGGFDTNVFTSPEPMIWVPDLILAVLIAPFTEEIVFRGMLQPSLKRWFDGNAPDQDRRFRATNAAVLITAALFCSLHLPQILGGVNGVSLAAVTFFSGIVLGALAMATRRTAPSIVVHSATNLLATATAYGLVT from the coding sequence GTGACCACCTCGACCAGTCGGTGGGGTCTTCTTCATGCGCTCGTCGGAGTGGGCATCTTCGTCGCGTGCATCTTCGCGCCATCGTTGCTGCCCGACGAGTGGATGTCCTATCCGGTGTGGCTCGCCGTGCGGTTCGCCATGCCGATGTTCGTCATCGCCTGGATCGTCTTCGCGTCGCGGAGGTGGGGCACGGGGAGCCTCATCGCCGACTACGGGTTGTCGTTCAAGTGGATCGACCTGCTGGCGATCCCGGCGGCGTTCGCCGTGATCTGGGTCGGCGAGCCGATCATCGCGGGCATCGCCCTGGTCATGTTCGGCGATCCGGGTGGATTCGACACGAACGTGTTCACCTCCCCCGAACCGATGATCTGGGTGCCCGACCTGATCCTCGCGGTCCTCATCGCCCCGTTCACCGAGGAGATCGTCTTCCGCGGCATGCTGCAGCCCTCGCTGAAGCGGTGGTTCGACGGGAACGCGCCCGACCAGGATCGACGCTTCCGGGCGACCAACGCGGCGGTGCTGATCACGGCCGCGTTGTTCTGCTCACTCCACCTGCCGCAGATCCTCGGCGGGGTCAACGGCGTGAGCCTCGCCGCGGTGACGTTCTTCTCGGGGATCGTGCTCGGGGCGCTGGCCATGGCCACCCGACGAACCGCACCGTCGATCGTCGTGCACTCGGCGACGAACCTCCTCGCGACCGCCACCGCCTACGGCCTCGTGACCTGA
- a CDS encoding DUF1048 domain-containing protein, which produces MRVAATGLDVIAESSDEAERDERYRARRLRLRPDYRTAADAVERYLVQRGAFSSGDLATTLDDLAAVFEQCEADGLDVRAIFGEDPVEFAELLLANQAEVGWIASERSLLRSTIDAIAGDPRVRLELE; this is translated from the coding sequence ATGCGCGTGGCAGCGACCGGGCTCGACGTCATCGCCGAATCATCCGACGAGGCGGAGCGAGACGAGCGGTACCGTGCTCGCAGGCTCCGGCTGCGTCCCGACTACCGGACAGCGGCCGACGCCGTGGAACGGTACCTCGTCCAACGGGGAGCGTTCTCGAGCGGAGACCTCGCCACGACGCTCGACGACCTGGCGGCCGTGTTCGAGCAGTGCGAGGCCGATGGGCTCGACGTCCGAGCGATCTTCGGCGAAGATCCCGTCGAGTTCGCCGAGTTGCTCCTCGCCAACCAGGCAGAGGTCGGGTGGATCGCCTCCGAGCGGAGCCTGCTCCGCTCGACGATCGACGCGATCGCGGGCGATCCCCGGGTTCGCCTAGAGCTCGAGTGA
- a CDS encoding GNAT family N-acetyltransferase, with product MSDVFTDADPRRARPDDAEAVARLLHDFNTEFDTPSPGTAILAGRLRSLLAGPGTLAYLVGEPAAGVALVTLRSNVWYDGPVALLDELYVQPDLRGHGLGAAMVRLLVAEARRTGVSAIEINVDAGDVDAQRFYERHGFSGTDPDTGERAFYYSLEL from the coding sequence ATGTCCGACGTCTTCACCGATGCAGATCCGCGACGTGCCCGCCCCGACGACGCCGAGGCGGTCGCGCGCCTGCTGCACGACTTCAACACCGAGTTCGACACGCCCTCCCCCGGCACGGCGATCCTGGCCGGACGGCTGCGTTCGCTGCTCGCCGGACCCGGAACGCTCGCCTACCTGGTCGGTGAGCCGGCGGCGGGGGTCGCGCTGGTGACGCTGCGAAGCAACGTCTGGTACGACGGCCCGGTGGCGCTCCTCGACGAACTGTACGTGCAGCCCGATCTTCGGGGTCACGGCCTCGGCGCGGCGATGGTCCGTCTGCTGGTCGCCGAGGCGCGGAGGACGGGCGTCTCGGCGATCGAGATCAACGTCGATGCGGGCGACGTCGACGCGCAGCGCTTCTACGAGCGCCACGGGTTCAGCGGCACGGATCCCGATACCGGAGAGCGCGCGTTCTACTACTCACTCGAGCTCTAG